The Synechococcus sp. WH 8101 sequence CTGTAATGCGTCCGCTGGTGTCAGGAAGAAGGATTGAGTGTCCATCAGGAAGGCGCTCGAGGAGGCCAAATGCAACCGTATCTAGCTCCAAAGGGGATGCAACGATGGGTGATGTCCTAACGAGAAAACGCTTGATCTCTAGGCCTGAAGGCGCTTCAAGAATCCATGGGAAAAGTTCACCTCGCTGTCGGCGCAATGTTGTTTGATCACTGCCACGGAAAACACCATCGCTTACCTCTTGAAGGTCTAGCGACTGTGCATATTGTGCTATGACACCATATTGAGCAGAGACTCCTGGTTCTTCGCTTGGTTGAGATTGTGATTCAGATCTGCCTTGGTGGTCACTATTTATATCAGGAGAGGCACTCGGTTCATGTGGGCTATCTGCTGCACCAAGCAGGGCTGAACCCCGATATTCGCCCAGAGAGGCCTCTTCTGGCGATGGCGTGGATGAGTGAGATGCGGGCGCATCGGTGAATACAGTTTCAAAATCATTTGGCTTGAGGAAGGAGGGTATTTCTTTGTGCGCTGTGCGAATGGGTTCCTGTTCTAATTCCTTTGCGAACATCTCCTGGTGTGACTGATTTGATTGCTCAGGGCTGGTTTGGCTTGCTACTATGGACCCATGGTCGTATTCGCGTTCCTCTGGATTCGTAACCTGGAAAGTTGATTCGGCCTGAGGTGCACTGGTGGCGGCCAACGCAAAGTTGGGAGCGGTCAAAATTACGTTATAGTTTACTCTAAAATATTCTCTTATGATTTCATCCGATCGCTCATAGCAATAAGCTGCTGCTGCCTGTAGGTCTGCACTCTGAAGATACTCGCCAATGATGATTGGGATTAAATTGGCTAGTCGCGGGCCTGGAAGTTGTTTTACGTAGATCGCGCTCGAAATCAAGGCTCCATCCTTTTCGATGGCTAGTCCAATCGGTTTTCCATCCAGGATTGGAGTTACGCGCAGATCATTCCGGAAGTAGATCGGCGCCTGCGATAGAACAATGCCGGCATTAACCGAATTGCTTTTGTCAGTTGATTCTGGCTTGATTTTGCTGACGCACTGGCCAAAGGTCTGGAGCCATTCATGCTTTGCAAAAGCTAATTGAGTGCTGTCTGGAGCGTCTGTTAATTGGTAACTCAGTGAGTTCGTGATTTCCTGAATAGTGCCTTGCTGTAGCAGGAGGTCTAGGGAGTAGCCATCAACAAAACGCAGATCGGCGCACCGATCAAGAGTCTCGTCAAAGAGCGAGTTGGTATCGAACGCCTCATCAGAAAGTCCGTAGGGAAGTTCTGTTAAAAGCTTGAGTTGCTTGGATAAAGAAAGCCAGACGCCACAGCGATCGATCACACTGTCGGTGAACCTGCGCAACAGGATCTGCAGCAAGTTCAACACTTCTGTACTCAGATCTGAGTTGAGGCTGATCGCACTTACCAAGGCAACGGCTGAGTCGGCATCAGGTCGTTCTCGCAGTCCCAGCTGCCGCCATAGCGACAAATGCCGAACTGATTCGACGACGGTTGCGATGCCAGATCCTTCAAGGCCATCGGCAGAAATGAAGACATGGAGAGGCGATGACCAGCTGCCTTGCTCTGTGAGAATCAGATTCTCAGCTTTGAACGCATCAAGAATCAGGCTTTGCTCTTCTGACTTGCTCAGTAGATAAAGCTTGTCGAGTTGTTCATAGAGCTTCAGTGCTTCAGCTCGAGGGGGGCATTCGAGTGCTGTCAGAGTGTTGAGTAGCGAAAGAAGGAGTTGGGGGCCGGGCAACGCAGCTGACACACCAAGCGCATTGAGGATGTCGTCGTTGGCTTCATTGTCAAACCGCTTTTCGATAAATCGCTCAACACCAATGAGCGGCTCTGTTTCTTCTGATCTCCTTAGTAGCTCAGCCGGCTTACATAAATTGCCACGAGTATCTGGAATGCACGCACTATTGCGGATTCGTCGCAGCCAGGAAGCAGAGATTTCGTGTCCTTCGACGAGTTTCTCTCTTAGCCCATTCGTATTTGTTTGATAGATCTCGAGCCTTGCTTTTGTGAACCAGTCTGTGGATGAAGTTTCAAGGATATAGCGCACCAATACGGCTAGAGACGTGTCGACGGACTGTTCATTTAGCCAGTGTGCGAGAATCTGCTGGTCGAAGTCATGGTCAATGATGAAGTACCGCTGTGTTGCGGAGTATCGCTCCCACTTGTAGGGAAACAAGCTGGTTTCTAGCGGCTCACCATAGTTCGACTGCAGGTGGTCAAGGAGATCTTTTGAATGCCGAAATTCATGCTTGCGCTCTGCGATTGGCGGCAGAGATTTCAGGCCTGGCTTTCCCGATGCGATCCAGCTATCCCATTCATCAGTACTACATGAGTGTGGGACTGCCCAGTAGTCGTTCGCAATGAAATGCTCGTCTGTATAAGAAGAGGGGAGAAGACCTTGAATCGTCTTCGTCTGGTCATGACAGACCCCCCTTGCAACGTGCCGGATCTTGCCTGATTGGGTGATGTAGGGAAAGTTCTTTGGAACACGGCAGTCCAGCCGTGCGCAGATGTGAGCAAGCCGTACGCACGATGCTCCGTCGAGAGTTCTACTTTCGCTCAGGCTTGTAGCGATTCTCTCAACGAGCTTTGTGGTGTCGGTGCCATCGGCCAACCCCATGCGTTGGAGTAGGGATAGAGCAGCCTCCTTCGCAGTAATCGAACTATACTTACCCTGCTGAAGTGCATAGTCGGTATCTTGGTCAACGAGGTAGATAAGCCATTCACGGTCAACAAAAAGTACATAACTTGCTAGCCAATGTAAGTCGCTCTCATCCAGCTGTGACTTTGAATTCCCTAGCCTGACCGTGCTGCGAGGTGGTACTAAATGATTCTTGTCTGCAGCGGGAACAATCGCAAGCTCATCGAGGCTGATCCCAGTTGCTGGCTTTGTGAACTCGCCAGAAACATAGACCCAGAGTCTCAGGAGTTTTTCTTTGCCTGGATTTGGTGGCGCAATCTGTTGGAGTAGGCTACAAAAAAGTACGCGACTTATCTTTTCGATCTGCTCTAGCTTCTGTAGTAGATCTACGGTTTCCCGTGGTATGGCTGTGCTGATTAGTTTTCTTTTTTTTGGGTCAAGGATACCGGTGTAAAAGCTTGATTCCCAGATGTCCTGGACTTCTTTTTCTAGCGCAATGCAGGAGCCACTCCCTTCCACGCATCCGTCGTGGGCAAGGACAATGCGCTGATGTTGTATGTGGTGAAAAAATGACTGACTGACTTCTTCGACGCATTCGTCCTCGATTCCTCCTTGGTTGGCAATGCTGAAGTAAGCTCTCGTTCGACTGCCAGATAGTCCAGCCTTCGGAATGAGTTGGTAGGCCTGAGCTCTTGAGCTCATGTCGAGTGCCTGGTTTGCTAGCCAATTGACCATGCATGACGCAGCCAATCTCCCCACGCGGGCAAGCAACCAGCGATTTGTAGGAGATGTTTCAGGATCTTTAATCTTGACCCGCGCTGGGTCCTGCATGAACGGGCCATTGCATGCAAACGGAAGATCTGGTTTGACTGATGTGGGAAGGACAACGTAGATCCCTGCACTCGCTCCAAGGACGAGTTCAACCCTGGAGGGCGGCAGAGAAAAGTCTGAGTCCGCGCCTAAGATCCTTTCGTGTTTGATTTCGTCTACGCATTCGCTAGGAAATTCTTCGGGTTCGGATCTCGCCAGGAGATACCTGTCTGACTCAGTGTCATTCAGCGAATACCATTCGCTGCCATGAACCGGTCCGGCCCCTCGGGAATGCCAAAACAGCTGATGCCCGTCCAGCGTCAACCTGCGGATATTCCTAAAAAAGAGCAGGGAGATAGGGCTCTGCTTCCATTCGGCGAGATTTTTTGCTAGTTCAGCTTGCCTCAATTTGTCTTGAATCTCAACCAGGATGCAGGTCTTATTCTGATCATTCGTGGTGTCTTCATACCAGCAGGGCAGCGTGAATCGATCTTTCTCGAAAAAGACGCTCAGGGATGGCGTCCGAATCCCAACAACAGGGCCAAGGCTGAATGTGCTTTTGAAGCCAATGCCCCTGAATCCAATGGTGTGCAGTGAGCGTTTATTTGAGTATCCAAATCTGCACAAGGATGCGAAGTGGTCTGGCTGAAAGTCCTCGCCATTGTGCGTGAACTCGAAGACGCCGTTAACCACACGAGCACTTGCTTCGGTGGCTCCTGCATCATCGGCATTCTGGAGCAGCTCAGAAAGAACATGCCTGGGACTCTGAACTTGCTTGAACAGCTGATGCCATGGCCCTGCTAGTTCAGGGTCAGCCTCAAGTTGCTGCCAACGCCGCTCTGCAGCTTGGCGGATGGGTTCGAAATACTCAGGTGGCTGTCGGTTCATGCGTCTATCTGAGCTTCAATACAATCCCGGCTTCTCAACCTTTAGCGCCGCCGAGTTCTCCAGCACGATCCGAGCGGTTTGTTCATCGATACCGCCGGGGGCGTTGACTTGCACTTCCAGGGTCATCTCGATCTGAACGCCGGGTAGGGCCTGCAGGTGTGACATCACCTCCTCCACGAAGGTGCTCATCTGCAGGCTGGCACGGGTGGGATCGAGCTTGACCGAGGCCACATAGCGCGTTGGCTGCGCTGGTTTGGATGATTCTGCGGATGTGGTTGTTGGGTCAGTGGTTGTGCCCTCGCCAGCTGGTTTCGCAACAGCCCTGCCGATGCCTGGACTGGACGGGTTTGTGTTGGTGAAGTTGCTTGCGGTGAAGCTGGACGCCCCGGACTCTGTTGCGGCGGCGGCTTGTTGGGCAGCGGCTTTGTCCGCAGCGATCTGCGCTTGGGCCACCTCGTCTTTGACGATCAGGCTGTTGAGGTTGGGCAGCTGACTGCTGGAGGCCTGTTGGGGCCGGAGGCCGTTGTAGCGACCGGTGGACTCATCGATGGCATCGGCCAGGTGGAAGGTGGTTTCGCCGCTCATCGCCGCTTGGGCGTTCACGAGAGCGTCGAGGATCACCTGATCGGTGGTGACGCGCGGCAAGTACAGGTATTTGCGGCACCAATCCACGAGCTCGCGCACCTGAACGTGGGGACGTTCGCGCCAGAGAAAAGCGTTGAGCTTGTCGCGGATGGCACGGGCACCGAGCTGGTTGGCGAGTAGGTCTTCCTGCACGCATTTCTCGCTGGCCCGTTCAGCAAGGGACCCCTTGCCGCCGCTGAGCCGCTTCTCATCCCAGTTGGCGCCATGGGGGCCCGGTTCGCTCTGGTAGGGCACCAGCAGGTGAGACCAGGTTTCGGGGATGCGGGCGTCAATGGTGCGGTTGGCGTCCTCCACCTTCGCGGCGGCTTGGTTCTCCTGGTTGACGGTGAGATTGAGCAGGAGCTTCTCATCGAGAACCCTCTGCCAGGCGCGGCGTTCGGCCAATGCCAGGAAGAGGTTGTCGAGGTTCTGCCCATCTGGTGCCAGGAACACCAGGGTGTTCATGAACTGGCGGGGGGCATTGCCTTTGCTCTGCAGGCACTGCGTAGTCCACTGCATGGCGGAGCTGAACTCCACCCCTTTGCGGTGGGTGTACTGGGCCGCGAGCAACACCAACCGGGTGGAGGGTTCATCGGGGATGCCGCTGCTGTCGATCTGAGCGGTGTGCACACCGGCGAAATCACCTCGCCTGGCGGCCTCCTTGCTGATCAGAGTGTTGAGCTCCGCCACCAGCTCGTCTTCTTGGCGCAGGTAGCTCTCGCGATAGTCTTCAGCGGTGCGGTTGAGGTTGGGGCTGGTGTCGATCCAGTAGCGGTCGCCGTCTTGCTGGATGTAGCGGCCGCGATCCCCCAGCCGCCGCAGGGCGTCGCCGAAGACAGCAATGGGTTCACCGGGCATCACGCAGGCGAGCTTCACGCTCTGGTCGTTGATGCCTTTGCGTTCACGCGTGGCACCGGGGGCCGTACCCATGTAGAGGCTGCGGGCCACACGCTTGCAGGCGCTCACCCTGCCGAAGTTGGGGTTCTCGGCATCGAGGCGGGTGGGGATCGATTGGCCGCCATCCACGTCTTGAGAAATGATCGGCTCCCACTGGTTATCGAGGAAGCGCACCAGCTCGTTCTTCACGTCGTTGTCGTCGATCGGCATCGAGCTGGGCATGATCAGCAGGTCTTTGCTGTTGCCGTTCCAGAGGCCTTCGATGGTGAGGGCGAGCAGACGCAACACACCGCGCGTGCGTTGGAAGCGATCGAGGGTGCTCCAGTCTTCGTAGAGACGGTCGAACAGTTCCGGGTGGATCGGGTAGGCGGAGGTGAGCAGGTCGCGGTAGCCGGGTTCACGGGCCTGGGCGGGGAAATCAGCCCGGTTGGCGGCGTACATGTCGCAGAACTTGCGCACCACCGCATCGCGGTTAGCACCGTCGTCCTGGGTGGTGATCGGCTCGAACAAGCGGCGCCGCACGATCTCGAAGCTCTCGTTGCCGGTGGCCGGACGCCACTGGTAGGCGAGACGGGTGACGACGTTCTTGAGGCCGTTACAGGCCAGCTCGCCATTGCTACCGCCGATCTCATTGATGCTCTGGGGCACCGAGATCAACAGCAGGGCATTGACCACCTGCTTGGTGGCTTCTGTGAGCTGTTGGGCAAAGGTGAGCTGGGTGTCGTAGGTGCCGGCCGGTAGGTCGGACTTGTCGACCAGGTTGCGGGCATAGGCCACCCACTCATCCACCAGGATCAGGCAGGGACCATGGGCTTCAAACAGGGCAGCGAGGGCACGGGCACCGGGTGCCACCTGCTGCTGGTCGCTTTCGGCGATCTGGGCATAGGCCGCTGCACCGCCGAGTTGATAGGCCAGTTCACCCCAGAGGGTGTGGACCTCGGTGCCATCGGGTTTGACGTCGACCTTGGACGGGTTGAAGGCGGTACCCACCAACACGGCCCGTGAAGCCTTGGGAACACTGTTGATACCCAGCTCGCTGCACACCTCATCAAGGCCGGGCAGGTTGGCCAGGGGAGTGCCGGAGCTCAGGTGGTAGAGCGCCAACATCGAGTGGGTTTTGCCACCACCGAAGTTGGTTTGCAGCTCGATTACCGGTTCACCGCCCTGGCCGTTGAGGCGCTGCAGGGCGATGCGCAGCAGTTCCTTCAGGCCATCGGTGATGAAGGTGCGCCGGTAGAACTCAACCGGGTCGGTGTATTCCGCGCTGCCGATGCCGCGTTGCACCAGATCGAGATCGGCGGCGAATTCGGCTTGTTGGTATTTGCCGCTGATCACATCCGGGTGCGGCGTGATCACCTCCCGCCAGGGTTTGAGGCCGGATTCCACCTCGTTGGCGATGGTGGCCTGATAGCGGGTGCGGTTGCGGGCGCGCTCGTTGAAGACCTGCTGCTGCAGCTCTTCCCGCATGGTGCGGATCGCTTCTGCCTGCTCGCTGGCGTTGATGTTGCGACAGAGGCGAACAGCGGTGTCGAGATAACGGTCAACGTCGTCCGACGACATCGCTTCCGAGTGGGCCCACTTGTTGCGGGCTTCCTTCAGTTCACTGACGTAGGCACGGTCGGACTGGCTGAGCAACCGCTTGAACACCGTTTGCCAGTGCTCCATGAACAGGCCCAGCAGAACGGAGACGTCTTGGAGGTTGTTGGCCTGAGGCGGCAGGCGGTCTTGCCAGTTGGTACCGACGTTGTCGTAGAGCTGGCTGGAGATATAGGGGAGCATGGCATCACGGAGCTGATCGAGAGCCTTGCCGATGCGGTCGCGGTTAGAGATGGCCATGGCGGGATTAGATCAGGGAAGCCTGAACGGTGGTTTCGGTGCTCTGGGATGCGGCTAGACGCTCAAGTTCGGGCCAGGCGATCACAAGGCCGTTGTAGGCGCGGGCTTCTTCTGCTTGTTTGGTCTTCTCGCAGTGGTTGTATAGGCGGTAGGCCAGTGCCCGGCAGTTTGCTGCGAGGTCGCCGTGTCCAGAAACCTTCTTGAGCTGGCCCAATAGCTCGGCCGCCGCACCTTCTCCACCCGCTTCCAGCCGCTTGATCAAGTGCTGGGTGGCCTCCCAGACGCAGAGACGTTCGTCACAACTCGGATCCCAGTCATATGCGAGTTGATCGCGCCGCAGGAGCCATGCTTTGCCTGCTACCGACCGGAGAATGCCAGCCTTGGCTACTCCTTCCACAGAAACGTTGCGTGCTTTGGCAAGGCCTTCAGCATCCCCAAAATCCCGCTCGGAATATCCAAAGCTCTCAAAGAAAGTCAGAGCAAAGCGACTGTCAGCATCCAGCTCTCCATCACCCTGTGACAGGCACTCATCCAGCGCAGCATTAATCTCAATCAAAGCATCTCTCACTGACATGCGACTGTCGTCTGGATTCAGAACTCCATTTGCACTGCTAAAAATAGCCATGCCAGGCCCAATTGCGGCCTGAGCCATATCAGCGGGAGAGATTAATGCTTTAGAGAATTCGGCTATAAACGTTTGCAGTTCATTGCGCAGACTCCTCTTGAATGCTGATCTGCTCAATGCGGATGAATTCGCAGACCTCTTCCTGCAAGACAGCACAATGCTGGACGACAGAGCATTTGACTCCTGATTACGCTTTCTATTTTCTCGCTCGGTGCTAACTGGCCAGGCCGCTGTAATCACTAAACCAGTCGAAACAAGCGCATCCAAGAACGCTTCCCATCCTGTGCTAAATGACTGACTCGATGAACTCGTCTCAGACTGCTTGAAAGCATAATATATGGTCATTGGATATGCTGGATGAGAATTCGCTGCAATAGCCATTACAGCTTTTTTCATGCCATCCAAGAAAAACTCGGTAGCCCCCTTCTTCCCGCCATGTCGAGCGGGAGTGGCAACCAGCTCTTCATGCTTTGGTGTTTCAATTGTTCCAAACAGCAAAGGATAATCTGCCTTGATAGCCCTTCTCAGCCAAACATAGAAGTAGTCAGAGAGGTCCGCGTAGCCAATATTGTCAAAGTAAGGCGGATCAATTGATACTACCCTTGCCGCTCCCGCTTTCTGCTGCGCCGCGTCTTCAAGAAACGCAACTCCTTTGTATTCACTAGATGTCGCTACTGACCTGAGGCCTGACACAACAGTGTCAACCATGCTTTCGAAGGAGCCACTTGGCCCACTGAGAATATTCGCCTCGCAAAAGTCCCATGTCATCGACAATGTCTGTCTAGAAAAAACATCGCCAGGGCATTGAACACCCGATTTAAATGTGCAGAGAGAGCTCGATCTATTACTCGTCTTGCTCACCGCAATTGACAAATATAGCCTGATCGCCTTTATGTAACTATCTTTCTTTTCCTGGCTCCAGTCGCTTATAGACAGCCTTCCTAGGCGAATTCCTTTATCTATGTCGCTGGAGACCAACAAGTCAAGTGCACCTAGTTCATCGCAAAGAGTGGTGAGGGCCAGTGCCTGCCTGTTTGTATACAAGTCGCCCCAGCTGCTCATGCCGTAGTTGCCGACACGAAAGCCCAGAGCATCCTGCAGAAAAGCCGTGTTTGGTTTCCAAGGTGGCTGCTCTATCTGTGCAAGCCTTAGCTGATCTACGGTTGGCGTTATGTAAACTCGCTCTTTGTTACCTTGCAAAACAATCGCGATCATTTGACTGCCTAGCCTGCCTTTCCTGGCTTCTTCGCGGATATATTTTGCAGTTATAGGCGCCCCTGACAGCAAGCACTTGAAATTCGCACCATTGACCTTGGTGCCTGATCTCCACTTGTAGGCAGCAGGTGGCCGACCCTTAATTACGTTCAACCGATACTTGTTGCCAGATACAATCGGCTCTATCCATGACTCCGACTGGGAATTACTTGTTAAGATAAACGTAGATGCCAGTGGGACTTCGCAATCCGAGTATGATGGGTCAGGACTCGAAACCGTTCGAGCCCATATCCATGCAATACACTGAAGATTTTGATCAAGATATTTTGATAAGTCAGGCCTGGAATCAACAATGTCGGCCGTGATCTTGACGGGTTGATAATGGGAGCCAATTCTGTCGATTGCTCGACCCAGAAGAACTCTTCCATAATGAACAATATCCTCGCACAAGCCATTTGCATTTTCGCCAACGCTAATCAACTCGGAATCATCTAAGCGTGGGTGAACCGAGAGCGTCTTTGCGTACTTGGGTGGCACTTCGATCAGTGCCTTGTTAATCAGCACAGCAACTGGATTGAGATCACTAGCCAGGACCTCAAATCCAAGGGCTTGCGCTTCTAGCGGTATCGCCCCGCCTCCAGCAAAGGCATCATGGAATGGCGGCAGTCTTTTGGGGTCAAAAAGATTTACCGCATCAGGATGATCCTTATTGTCATTGCAACAACGGGTCCAGCTCTTCTTGATTTCGAGCCTTGCTTCATCGAGAAACTTCTTATTGGAGCGGTTGGTCCAATCAAGCGCCTGACATAGAACCCTGAAAAGGCGAATTCTTTCAACTTCTTGCTGTTCTGGGGTTGGGAAATCTTCAGGAATCGAGGACGGATCATCAACGCATTGGCAATAAATAGCCGCCTTAGCCGCTGCAAGTGGTCGAGGCGCAAACCAGTAATGTATATTCCTTGGATGCCCACGACGAATTGCTTTGTCATGAGCACAAGCAGCATTGATCGCCTCGAGCGGGATGGCGACCTCGATCAGCTTCTTGCGGCGTTTGACGGAGTGGTCAGTCATCAGATTAGATCAGGGAGGCCTGAACGGTGGTTTCGGTGCTCTGGGAAGCGGCCAGACGCTCCAGTTCGGGCCATGCGATCACCAGGCCGTTGTAGGCGCGGGCTTCTTCTGCCTGCTTGGTTTTCTCGCAGTGGTTGTAGAGGCGGTAGGCCAAAGCTCGGCAATTGGCGGCGAGGTCGCCGTGGCCTGAGATTTGTTTTAGTTGGCCCAAGAGTTCTGCTGACGCACTTTCCCCGCCAGACTCCAGCCGCTTGATCAGATGCTGGGTGGCCTCCCATACACAGAGGCGATCGTCACGACTGGGATCCCAGTCTTCTTCAAGTTGCTCTCGGCGGAGCAGGCAGGCTTTTCCTGCAACGGAGCGTAGGATTCCAGCCTTGGCCACCCCATCTACGGATACATTACGGGCTTTTGCCAAGTTTTCTGCATCGCCAAAGTCGCGCTCGGTATAGCCGAAGCTCTCAAAGAAAGTGACAGCGAATCGGCTGTCTGCATCAAGCACTCCTTCGTCTTTTGAGAGGTGCTCATCGAGGGCTGCATTAATTTCAATCAAGGCTTGCCGCACGGTCAATCGACTGTCATCAGGATTAAGAACCGCTTTTGCGCCACTGAAAATCCCCATACCCGGTCCGATGGCAGCCTGAGCGATATCAACCGGTGCAATGTTTGACGCTTCAAGAAGGCGAGCAACCCTGGGTACAACAGACTTAATCTCTCTCCGAAACTCAGTACTGGAGAGGGTTCTTGCATCAGGGTCCTTGCGGTCGCAGATAAGAGCTATGCTCGATGCCAAAACATTTACCCCTTTGCCGATCACTCTGTTAGAGAGCTCCGTACGAATAGGCCAAGTCCCAAGTATTCGGAGTCCAGACTGAATAACAGCCTCTAGAAAAGTCTCCCACCCAGTACTTGTT is a genomic window containing:
- a CDS encoding DUF1156 domain-containing protein, whose translation is MTDHSVKRRKKLIEVAIPLEAINAACAHDKAIRRGHPRNIHYWFAPRPLAAAKAAIYCQCVDDPSSIPEDFPTPEQQEVERIRLFRVLCQALDWTNRSNKKFLDEARLEIKKSWTRCCNDNKDHPDAVNLFDPKRLPPFHDAFAGGGAIPLEAQALGFEVLASDLNPVAVLINKALIEVPPKYAKTLSVHPRLDDSELISVGENANGLCEDIVHYGRVLLGRAIDRIGSHYQPVKITADIVDSRPDLSKYLDQNLQCIAWIWARTVSSPDPSYSDCEVPLASTFILTSNSQSESWIEPIVSGNKYRLNVIKGRPPAAYKWRSGTKVNGANFKCLLSGAPITAKYIREEARKGRLGSQMIAIVLQGNKERVYITPTVDQLRLAQIEQPPWKPNTAFLQDALGFRVGNYGMSSWGDLYTNRQALALTTLCDELGALDLLVSSDIDKGIRLGRLSISDWSQEKKDSYIKAIRLYLSIAVSKTSNRSSSLCTFKSGVQCPGDVFSRQTLSMTWDFCEANILSGPSGSFESMVDTVVSGLRSVATSSEYKGVAFLEDAAQQKAGAARVVSIDPPYFDNIGYADLSDYFYVWLRRAIKADYPLLFGTIETPKHEELVATPARHGGKKGATEFFLDGMKKAVMAIAANSHPAYPMTIYYAFKQSETSSSSQSFSTGWEAFLDALVSTGLVITAAWPVSTERENRKRNQESNALSSSIVLSCRKRSANSSALSRSAFKRSLRNELQTFIAEFSKALISPADMAQAAIGPGMAIFSSANGVLNPDDSRMSVRDALIEINAALDECLSQGDGELDADSRFALTFFESFGYSERDFGDAEGLAKARNVSVEGVAKAGILRSVAGKAWLLRRDQLAYDWDPSCDERLCVWEATQHLIKRLEAGGEGAAAELLGQLKKVSGHGDLAANCRALAYRLYNHCEKTKQAEEARAYNGLVIAWPELERLAASQSTETTVQASLI
- a CDS encoding sacsin N-terminal ATP-binding-like domain-containing protein produces the protein MNRQPPEYFEPIRQAAERRWQQLEADPELAGPWHQLFKQVQSPRHVLSELLQNADDAGATEASARVVNGVFEFTHNGEDFQPDHFASLCRFGYSNKRSLHTIGFRGIGFKSTFSLGPVVGIRTPSLSVFFEKDRFTLPCWYEDTTNDQNKTCILVEIQDKLRQAELAKNLAEWKQSPISLLFFRNIRRLTLDGHQLFWHSRGAGPVHGSEWYSLNDTESDRYLLARSEPEEFPSECVDEIKHERILGADSDFSLPPSRVELVLGASAGIYVVLPTSVKPDLPFACNGPFMQDPARVKIKDPETSPTNRWLLARVGRLAASCMVNWLANQALDMSSRAQAYQLIPKAGLSGSRTRAYFSIANQGGIEDECVEEVSQSFFHHIQHQRIVLAHDGCVEGSGSCIALEKEVQDIWESSFYTGILDPKKRKLISTAIPRETVDLLQKLEQIEKISRVLFCSLLQQIAPPNPGKEKLLRLWVYVSGEFTKPATGISLDELAIVPAADKNHLVPPRSTVRLGNSKSQLDESDLHWLASYVLFVDREWLIYLVDQDTDYALQQGKYSSITAKEAALSLLQRMGLADGTDTTKLVERIATSLSESRTLDGASCVRLAHICARLDCRVPKNFPYITQSGKIRHVARGVCHDQTKTIQGLLPSSYTDEHFIANDYWAVPHSCSTDEWDSWIASGKPGLKSLPPIAERKHEFRHSKDLLDHLQSNYGEPLETSLFPYKWERYSATQRYFIIDHDFDQQILAHWLNEQSVDTSLAVLVRYILETSSTDWFTKARLEIYQTNTNGLREKLVEGHEISASWLRRIRNSACIPDTRGNLCKPAELLRRSEETEPLIGVERFIEKRFDNEANDDILNALGVSAALPGPQLLLSLLNTLTALECPPRAEALKLYEQLDKLYLLSKSEEQSLILDAFKAENLILTEQGSWSSPLHVFISADGLEGSGIATVVESVRHLSLWRQLGLRERPDADSAVALVSAISLNSDLSTEVLNLLQILLRRFTDSVIDRCGVWLSLSKQLKLLTELPYGLSDEAFDTNSLFDETLDRCADLRFVDGYSLDLLLQQGTIQEITNSLSYQLTDAPDSTQLAFAKHEWLQTFGQCVSKIKPESTDKSNSVNAGIVLSQAPIYFRNDLRVTPILDGKPIGLAIEKDGALISSAIYVKQLPGPRLANLIPIIIGEYLQSADLQAAAAYCYERSDEIIREYFRVNYNVILTAPNFALAATSAPQAESTFQVTNPEEREYDHGSIVASQTSPEQSNQSHQEMFAKELEQEPIRTAHKEIPSFLKPNDFETVFTDAPASHSSTPSPEEASLGEYRGSALLGAADSPHEPSASPDINSDHQGRSESQSQPSEEPGVSAQYGVIAQYAQSLDLQEVSDGVFRGSDQTTLRRQRGELFPWILEAPSGLEIKRFLVRTSPIVASPLELDTVAFGLLERLPDGHSILLPDTSGRITEISGIQLQSMISDGRIKVYPSSYRLAAT
- a CDS encoding DUF499 domain-containing protein codes for the protein MAISNRDRIGKALDQLRDAMLPYISSQLYDNVGTNWQDRLPPQANNLQDVSVLLGLFMEHWQTVFKRLLSQSDRAYVSELKEARNKWAHSEAMSSDDVDRYLDTAVRLCRNINASEQAEAIRTMREELQQQVFNERARNRTRYQATIANEVESGLKPWREVITPHPDVISGKYQQAEFAADLDLVQRGIGSAEYTDPVEFYRRTFITDGLKELLRIALQRLNGQGGEPVIELQTNFGGGKTHSMLALYHLSSGTPLANLPGLDEVCSELGINSVPKASRAVLVGTAFNPSKVDVKPDGTEVHTLWGELAYQLGGAAAYAQIAESDQQQVAPGARALAALFEAHGPCLILVDEWVAYARNLVDKSDLPAGTYDTQLTFAQQLTEATKQVVNALLLISVPQSINEIGGSNGELACNGLKNVVTRLAYQWRPATGNESFEIVRRRLFEPITTQDDGANRDAVVRKFCDMYAANRADFPAQAREPGYRDLLTSAYPIHPELFDRLYEDWSTLDRFQRTRGVLRLLALTIEGLWNGNSKDLLIMPSSMPIDDNDVKNELVRFLDNQWEPIISQDVDGGQSIPTRLDAENPNFGRVSACKRVARSLYMGTAPGATRERKGINDQSVKLACVMPGEPIAVFGDALRRLGDRGRYIQQDGDRYWIDTSPNLNRTAEDYRESYLRQEDELVAELNTLISKEAARRGDFAGVHTAQIDSSGIPDEPSTRLVLLAAQYTHRKGVEFSSAMQWTTQCLQSKGNAPRQFMNTLVFLAPDGQNLDNLFLALAERRAWQRVLDEKLLLNLTVNQENQAAAKVEDANRTIDARIPETWSHLLVPYQSEPGPHGANWDEKRLSGGKGSLAERASEKCVQEDLLANQLGARAIRDKLNAFLWRERPHVQVRELVDWCRKYLYLPRVTTDQVILDALVNAQAAMSGETTFHLADAIDESTGRYNGLRPQQASSSQLPNLNSLIVKDEVAQAQIAADKAAAQQAAAATESGASSFTASNFTNTNPSSPGIGRAVAKPAGEGTTTDPTTTSAESSKPAQPTRYVASVKLDPTRASLQMSTFVEEVMSHLQALPGVQIEMTLEVQVNAPGGIDEQTARIVLENSAALKVEKPGLY